One Hordeum vulgare subsp. vulgare chromosome 4H, MorexV3_pseudomolecules_assembly, whole genome shotgun sequence DNA window includes the following coding sequences:
- the LOC123448491 gene encoding uncharacterized protein LOC123448491: protein MKNLHEGSRGRTSLGKERRRGVDVVQAHGGVPIGSPTPTSPSTSERVLSHGSDNAAAGDLLAGSSPPYLNEYGRSLPLVVVDVLGWDSLNLSIHTSHLEREREDEEDVEQQRQALVFTSREKRHLLISSSR from the exons ATGAAGAATCTCCACGAGGGGAGTCGCGGGAGGACGAGCTTGGGTAAGGAGAGGAGACGCGGAGTCGACGTGGTGCAGGCGCACGGTGGAGTCCCGATTGGCAGCCCGACTCCGACGAGCCCGTCTACTA GTGAGCGTGTGCTTAGCCATGGCAGCGACAACGCGGCCGCTGGAGACCTCCTGGCTGGTTCGTCCCCTCCCTATCTCAACGAGTACGGAAGGTCTCTTCCCCTTGTTGTTGTAGACGTCCTGGGCTGGGATAGTCTGAACTTGTCCATCCATACTTCACatctggagagagagagagaggacgaGGAGGATGTGGAGCAGCAGCGGCAGGCTTTGGTGTTCACATCGCGAGAGAAGAGGCATCTCCTGATCTCCTCGTCCCGGTGA